A stretch of Mya arenaria isolate MELC-2E11 chromosome 14, ASM2691426v1 DNA encodes these proteins:
- the LOC128218282 gene encoding uncharacterized protein LOC128218282 produces MLRVMLIAHLVISELHGPICAEKCLQLKDLDHVQLAPWSLMAEDESSSTTISVQYQGIMWQVDHWTLAVNLSWTGLAPESRGRKYLTGFTYTIDGPTANNEQITDGQTTDGQIAFVVLPLMSENDPAKNNCIILPHNHPDLNMALWRVDLGSCDCNFQPISCVKSCTVHRLSHRNVGLDACHVWLRQNKQRVRMYFRALLISREVVEFHIRAQNINPYSHVSVAVFDDAMVASVKPLVEHSVDRVVNGEFSVLTRLNSVRGTDFYAKVTMRCGQDHFLDYETDLTHRIHTTDYHDPDDVIEYSSETVPIVHESSNAQYMILIGAFCLICAGTVCVWLKVHSKHQRRLTACSCSCLSTSAPNTLAPNNLYTPTRRTALQNRETVPIESTMEETYFLTNS; encoded by the exons ATGTTAAGGGTGATGCTCATTGCGCATTTAGTTATTAGTGAACTCCATGGACCAATATGTGCTGAGAAGTGTTTACAGCTGAAGGATTTGGAt CATGTGCAGCTTGCTCCCTGGTCACTGATGGCAGAAGATGAAAGTTCATCAACCACAATCAGCGTCCAGTACCAGGGCATCATGTGGCAGGTTGACCACTGGACATTGGCTGTAAACCTCTCCTGGACTGGGCTGGCTCCTG AATCCAGGGGAAGGAAGTACCTGACTGGATTTACCTACACAATTGATGGGCCGACGGCCAATAATGAGCAGATAACTGATGGACAGACCACTGATGGGCAGATCGCGTTTGTAGTTCTTCCTTTGATGTCAGAg AATGATCCTGCCAAGAACAACTGTATCATTCTACCTCACAACCACCCTGACTTAAACATGGCCTTATGGAGAGTAGATTTAGGGTCATGTGACTGCAATTTCCAGCCAATCAGCTGTGTCAAGTCTTGTACAGTCCACAGGCTATCACATAGGAACGTTGGGCTTG ATGCATGCCATGTTTGGCTCAGACAAAACAAGCAAAGGGTCCGCATGTATTTCCGTGCACTTTTGATCTCAAGGGAAGTTGTAGAATTTCACATTCGTGCCCAGAATATCAACCCCTACTCCCATGTCAGTGTTGCCGTGTTTGACGATGCCATGGTTGCCAGTGTTAAACCCCTCGTGGAGCATTCAGTTGACCGGGTTGTCAATGGAGAATTCAGCGTCCTTACAAGGTTGAATAGTGTCAGGGGTACTGACTTCTATGCGAAG GTGACCATGCGGTGTGGACAGGATCATTTCCTCGACTATGAGACCGACCTCACGCACCGGATACACACAACTGACTATCATGACCCAG ATGATGTCATAGAATATAGCAGTGAGACTGTACCCATTGTTCACGAGTCCAGTAACGCGCAGTACATGATTCTGATTGGCGCCTTTTGCTTGATATGTGCCGGTACCGTGTGTGTGTGGCTCAAAGTACACAGCAAGCATCAACGAAGACTAACTG CGTGCTCGTGTTCGTGTTTGTCAACCAGCGCCCCAAATACTCTTGCACCTAACAACCTTTATACGCCCACTAGGAGAACAGCTTTGCAGAATAGGGAAACAG TTCCCATTGAAAGCACGATGGAGGAAACATACTTTTTAACGAACTCCTGA
- the LOC128217516 gene encoding uncharacterized protein LOC128217516, whose translation MLRVMLIAHLVISELHGPICAEKCLQLKDLDHVQLAPWSLMAEDESSSTTISVQYQGIMWQVDHWTLAVNLSWTGLAPESRGRKYLTGFTYTIDGPTANNEQITDGQTTDGQIAFVVLPLMSENDPAKNNCIILPHNHPDLNMALWRVDLGSCDCNFQPISCVKSCTVHRLSHRNVGLDACHVWLRQNKQRVRMYFRALLISREVVEFHIRAQNINPYSHVSVAVFDDAMVASVKPLVEHSVDRVVNGEFSVLTRLNSVRGTDFYAKVTMRCGQDHFLDYETDLTHRIHTTDYHDPGLS comes from the exons ATGTTAAGGGTGATGCTCATTGCGCATTTAGTTATTAGTGAACTCCATGGACCAATATGTGCTGAGAAGTGTTTACAGCTGAAGGATTTGGAt CATGTGCAGCTTGCTCCCTGGTCACTGATGGCAGAAGATGAAAGTTCATCAACCACAATCAGCGTCCAGTACCAGGGCATCATGTGGCAGGTTGACCACTGGACATTGGCTGTAAACCTCTCCTGGACTGGGCTGGCTCCTG AATCCAGGGGAAGGAAGTACCTGACTGGATTTACCTACACAATTGATGGGCCGACGGCCAATAATGAGCAGATAACTGATGGACAGACCACTGATGGGCAGATCGCGTTTGTAGTTCTTCCTTTGATGTCAGAg AATGATCCTGCCAAGAACAACTGTATCATTCTACCTCACAACCACCCTGACTTAAACATGGCCTTATGGAGAGTAGATTTAGGGTCATGTGACTGCAATTTCCAGCCAATCAGCTGTGTCAAGTCTTGTACAGTCCACAGGCTATCACATAGGAACGTTGGGCTTG ATGCATGCCATGTTTGGCTCAGACAAAACAAGCAAAGGGTCCGCATGTATTTCCGTGCACTTTTGATCTCAAGGGAAGTTGTAGAATTTCACATTCGTGCCCAGAATATCAACCCCTACTCCCATGTCAGTGTTGCCGTGTTTGACGATGCCATGGTTGCCAGTGTTAAACCCCTCGTGGAGCATTCAGTTGACCGGGTTGTCAATGGAGAATTCAGCGTCCTTACAAGGTTGAATAGTGTCAGGGGTACTGACTTCTATGCGAAG GTGACCATGCGGTGTGGACAGGATCATTTCCTCGACTATGAGACCGACCTCACGCACCGGATACACACAACTGACTATCATGACCCAG GACTTTCCTAA